A section of the Hevea brasiliensis isolate MT/VB/25A 57/8 chromosome 17, ASM3005281v1, whole genome shotgun sequence genome encodes:
- the LOC110655633 gene encoding cinnamoyl-CoA reductase-like SNL6, with product MDYEVLPAVCVLDASTYVGFWILKGLLNRGYTVHAATQKNGETEIEKKIRDMEKEEERLVVFDVDVLDYQSILFALKGCSALFCCLDSPDGYEDGVVDFEVRGAINAVEACAQTDSIEKIVFTSSLTAAIWKENVCSQEDVDEKSWSDQEFCRKLKLWYALTKTQSEQVAWALAMDRMLNMVSINAGLVLGPAVAQQNPRSTISYLQGAAQMYENGVMAFVDVKFLVDVHIRAFEDRSTCGRYFCFNKIVNTEQEALKLAKSLSPLISLPPRYECQGSDVHAERLRNKKLNKLVEGTAY from the exons ATGGATTATGAAGTACTGCCTGCAGTTTGCGTTCTTGATGCTTCAACTTATGTCGGTTTTTGGATTCTCAAGGGACTCTTGAATAGAGGATACACAGTTCATGCAGCTACCCAAAAGAATG GAGAGACAGAGAtagagaagaaaataagagatATGGAGAAAGAAGAGGAGAGATTGGTAGTATTTGATGTAGATGTTTTGGATTACCAGAGCATTCTTTTTGCTTTGAAGGGCTGCTCTGCTTTGTTCTGTTGTTTAGATAGTCCAGATGGATATGAA GATGGAGTTGTTGATTTTGAAGTTAGAGGAGCAATCAATGCAGTTGAAGCTTGTGCACAAACTGATAGCATAGAAAAGATTGTATTTACTTCTTCTTTAACTGCAGCAATATGGAAAGAAAACGTCTGTTCACAAGAAGATGTAGATGAGAAGTCTTGGAGTGATCAAGAATTTTGCAGGAAATTAAAG TTGTGGTACGCCCTCACAAAGACACAGTCGGAACAAGTAGCTTGGGCTTTAGCAATGGACCGAATGCTGAACATGGTTTCCATTAATGCTGGACTAGTTTTGGGCCCCGCTGTTGCTCAACAAAATCCACGATCCACTATCTCTTACCTCCAAG GAGCAGCTCAGATGTATGAAAATGGAGTGATGGCCTTTGTAGATGTGAAGTTCCTGGTGGATGTTCATATTCGGGCTTTCGAGGATAGGTCAACATGTGGGCGATACTTCTGCTTCAACAAGATTGTGAATACTGAGCAAGAGGCTCTTAAACTTGCCAAAAGCTTGAGCCCTTTAATCTCTTTACCACCAAG GTATGAATGCCAAGGAAGTGACGTGCATGCTGAGAGGTTAAGGAACAAGAAGTTGAACAAGTTGGTTGAGGGTACTGCCTATTAG